DNA sequence from the Paenibacillus azoreducens genome:
TAAGAAGCGAAATCGCAAGAAGAATAATCATAATGGTTCCAGCTACGGTGAAACCAAGGTTTGCAAGGATCACCGGGAAGATAATCGACCAAATTCCGGCACTGCCGCGAACGAGGAAGAACATAATCCCTTGCACCCCGCCGCGATATTGCGTCGGAAAAAGTTCGGTAGACCAAAGCGCATAAAACGCTTGCGCGCCGATTCCTGCCGAAATCCCCCATAGAATAACGAATGTCCAAAGACCTGCCCAAGACATGCCGACATAAGTAAGGACAATCCAGGATGCAACAGCCATTGCCGCGCCAGCAAGAAACAACCAGCGATGACTTACGCGGTCGCCGAATTTTGCAAAGCCGTAATAAGTTGCTGCTGCCGTTAAAATCCAAAGCACGGCTTGAAGCAAGTTTGCCTGCGTATTGGTCAGCCCGCCAACCGTTTCATATACGAACGGCATGAAAAATCCCATTGCTCCGGCGACCAGATTCCAGAACATATACACGCCAACAAGGAATAAAATCGATTTAACATTTACAATATTGGAAAAAGCATGTTTGAAAGGGTGGGCAGTTTTTGCGCCGCTTTGTTTAAGCTTGGCTTGCTCTTCTTCCCAGTCCTTGGATTCATCAAGCCGGCGCTGCAAAGTCCAAGCTACAACCGCCACAATGAGTAGAGACAAGAAAAGTAAGCGGTTGCCTAAAAGGCCTAACGGAGAAACGATAATGCCTAAAGTAAAGATGATTGCGGGTCCGCAAGACCAAGCAAATTGGGAAATGCCGATGTTTCTCGCCCTGGTTTTTGGATCTGCCATTTCAGAAATATAAGTCCATGACGCCGGAACCCCGGCTCCTACAGATAAACCGGTAACTAAAAATCCGATTAACAGCATCGGGAAATTCATCGCAAGCATAATAATAGCCACGCCGAGAATATAAACGAGCATGTTATAGGTGTAGATAAATTTGCGTCCAAACTTATCGGCCAAATGCCCCCCAATCAATGCCCCAAAAGCTGAACCGAATGCATTCGCACTTACTGCTCCAAGCAAACCTACCGCAAAACTATCAAGGCCAAACTCCGCAGCCCATAAAGTTA
Encoded proteins:
- a CDS encoding MFS transporter → MSGNVSEGKKGTFAVSLTNYLDSGCIVAGASGLTLWAAEFGLDSFAVGLLGAVSANAFGSAFGALIGGHLADKFGRKFIYTYNMLVYILGVAIIMLAMNFPMLLIGFLVTGLSVGAGVPASWTYISEMADPKTRARNIGISQFAWSCGPAIIFTLGIIVSPLGLLGNRLLFLSLLIVAVVAWTLQRRLDESKDWEEEQAKLKQSGAKTAHPFKHAFSNIVNVKSILFLVGVYMFWNLVAGAMGFFMPFVYETVGGLTNTQANLLQAVLWILTAAATYYGFAKFGDRVSHRWLFLAGAAMAVASWIVLTYVGMSWAGLWTFVILWGISAGIGAQAFYALWSTELFPTQYRGGVQGIMFFLVRGSAGIWSIIFPVILANLGFTVAGTIMIILLAISLLIGVAWTPNTRGRTLDEITKERYGNLESAANQDIAYFK